One window of the Leptotrichia massiliensis genome contains the following:
- the hisF gene encoding imidazole glycerol phosphate synthase subunit HisF — translation MLAKRIVPCLDVRNGKVVKGVNFTGIKEVDNPVELAKFYNKSGADELVFYDITATVEERGLFTDILKEVASQIFIPLTVGGGINTLDDFDRVLKAGADKVSVNSGAIKNPKLIEEAAKKYGDQCVVLSVDVKRVDGKFKVFAKGGRENTGIDAIEWFAQGQENGAGEVVVNSIDTDGVKTGFDLELLSILAEKLSIPIIASGGAGNMEHFKELFKIPGIDAGLAASIFHFKEVEIMELKRYLRDNGVEMRI, via the coding sequence ATGCTTGCAAAGAGAATTGTTCCCTGTTTGGACGTAAGAAATGGGAAAGTAGTAAAAGGAGTTAATTTTACTGGGATAAAAGAAGTTGATAATCCCGTTGAGTTAGCAAAGTTTTATAATAAATCTGGTGCAGATGAACTTGTTTTTTATGATATTACGGCAACTGTTGAGGAAAGAGGGCTTTTTACTGATATTTTAAAGGAAGTGGCAAGTCAGATATTTATTCCGCTTACTGTTGGCGGTGGGATAAACACACTAGATGATTTTGACAGAGTACTAAAAGCGGGAGCAGATAAAGTAAGTGTCAATTCAGGTGCGATAAAAAATCCAAAATTAATTGAAGAAGCTGCAAAAAAATATGGAGATCAGTGTGTAGTTTTGTCTGTCGATGTAAAAAGAGTAGACGGCAAATTTAAAGTTTTTGCAAAAGGCGGCAGAGAAAATACTGGAATCGATGCAATTGAATGGTTTGCGCAGGGGCAGGAAAATGGAGCTGGAGAAGTTGTTGTGAACAGTATCGATACGGATGGCGTTAAAACTGGCTTTGATTTGGAATTATTGTCAATTTTGGCTGAAAAATTGTCAATTCCAATAATTGCGTCAGGTGGAGCTGGTAATATGGAACATTTTAAGGAATTATTTAAAATACCAGGAATTGATGCGGGACTCGCAGCTTCGATTTTTCATTTTAAGGAAGTGGAAATTATGGAGCTGAAAAGGTATCTGAGGGATAATGGAGTGGAAATGAGGATTTGA
- the hisA gene encoding 1-(5-phosphoribosyl)-5-[(5-phosphoribosylamino)methylideneamino]imidazole-4-carboxamide isomerase has product MIEIFPAIDLHNGQAVRLKQGDYNQVEVFFKNPVEVLDFFNKNNSKNLHIVDLDGAKDGNTKNYEVIKELVEKSDFFVQVGGGIRDEERIKKYIELGVNRVILGTIAVENEEFLREMVKKYGDKIAVSVDAKNEKVAVKGWTETVELNSVEFCKKLSDIGVKTIIYTDISKDGMLNGTNLEIYKKLSKIVKSDIIASGGITFLDEIKELNENGVYGAIVGKAIYSGNLDLKEVLEVSK; this is encoded by the coding sequence ATGATAGAGATTTTTCCAGCGATAGATTTACATAACGGACAAGCAGTAAGATTGAAACAGGGAGATTATAATCAAGTGGAAGTGTTTTTTAAAAATCCTGTTGAAGTTTTGGATTTTTTTAATAAAAATAATTCAAAAAATCTTCATATTGTAGATTTGGATGGGGCAAAAGATGGAAATACTAAAAACTATGAAGTTATAAAAGAACTGGTTGAAAAAAGTGATTTTTTTGTTCAAGTTGGCGGTGGAATCCGTGATGAAGAGAGAATAAAAAAATACATTGAGTTAGGTGTAAATAGAGTTATTTTGGGAACAATTGCTGTTGAAAATGAAGAGTTTTTAAGAGAAATGGTAAAAAAATATGGAGATAAAATTGCAGTTTCTGTGGATGCGAAAAATGAAAAAGTAGCTGTAAAGGGATGGACAGAAACCGTTGAATTAAATTCAGTTGAGTTTTGCAAAAAGTTATCGGACATTGGAGTAAAAACAATAATTTATACTGACATTTCAAAAGATGGAATGTTAAATGGCACAAATCTTGAAATTTATAAAAAATTGTCCAAAATAGTAAAATCAGATATTATAGCTTCTGGTGGAATTACATTTTTAGATGAAATAAAAGAACTTAATGAAAATGGAGTTTATGGAGCTATTGTTGGAAAGGCGATTTATTCTGGAAATCTTGATTTAAAAGAAGTATTGGAAGTTAGCAAATAA
- the hisH gene encoding imidazole glycerol phosphate synthase subunit HisH, whose product MIAVIDYGVGNLFSLLSSLNYVGLNTKLTNDIEEIKNAKGIILPGVGAFRDAIGNLEKYGLKETLISEAKKRKPFLGICLGMQMLFEKSYEYGEYEGLGLINGTVEEIKKYIPENSDLKIPHMGWNSLIINERFKDDKILKDVDNNEYVYYVHSYFAKTDMKNIVAYSEYGTKIPGIVKNENIYGMQFHPEKSGDTGLKLLKNWGELIK is encoded by the coding sequence ATGATAGCAGTGATTGATTATGGAGTAGGAAATCTTTTTTCCTTACTTTCTTCTTTAAACTATGTCGGACTGAATACGAAACTGACTAATGATATTGAAGAGATAAAAAATGCTAAGGGGATAATATTGCCAGGAGTCGGGGCTTTTAGAGATGCTATTGGGAATTTGGAAAAATATGGGCTAAAAGAAACTTTGATAAGCGAAGCGAAAAAAAGGAAGCCGTTTTTGGGAATTTGCCTTGGAATGCAAATGCTTTTTGAGAAAAGTTATGAGTATGGTGAATATGAAGGGCTTGGGCTTATAAATGGAACTGTTGAGGAGATAAAAAAATATATTCCTGAAAACTCTGATTTGAAAATACCTCATATGGGATGGAATAGTTTAATTATAAATGAGAGATTTAAGGATGATAAAATTTTAAAAGATGTAGACAATAATGAATATGTTTATTATGTTCATTCATATTTTGCAAAAACAGATATGAAAAATATTGTCGCATATTCAGAGTATGGGACAAAAATACCTGGAATTGTAAAAAATGAAAATATCTATGGAATGCAGTTTCATCCTGAAAAAAGCGGTGATACTGGATTGAAGTTATTAAAAAACTGGGGAGAATTGATAAAATAA
- a CDS encoding ATP-binding protein encodes MIKREQYLKEIRKFMDKPVIKVITGMRRSGKSMILNLISKELEENGVNKENIIFINFESLMFSELTNFKNLYSYIIDKSQNITGKIYILLDEIQEVDSWEKAINSLLVDLNCDIYITGSNANLLSSELATYIAGRYVEIKVFPLSFKEFIKFSKIQNPQKIYTTEEYFKQYLKFGGLPAIHNFSQDKTSIYQYLTDIYNSVLLKDVISKNNIRDIELLERVILFIFDNIGNTFSAKKISDFLKNQGRKLSTETVYNYLKALENAYIISKVQRYDIKGKSILETQEKFYLLDLGLKHSQLGYRANDIAGHLENIIYLELLRRKYNVNIGKLKTKEIDFIGQKENEKLYIQVTYLLASDDTVEREFAPLKDIKDNYPKYVLSMDNLTKFNINGIERKKIIDFLLEQ; translated from the coding sequence ATGATAAAAAGAGAACAATATTTAAAAGAAATCAGAAAATTTATGGATAAACCTGTAATAAAAGTTATTACTGGTATGCGTAGAAGTGGTAAATCTATGATATTAAACTTAATATCTAAAGAACTTGAAGAAAATGGGGTAAACAAGGAAAATATTATTTTTATTAATTTTGAGTCTTTAATGTTTTCCGAATTAACAAATTTTAAAAATTTATACAGTTATATTATTGATAAATCCCAAAATATAACTGGAAAAATCTATATATTGCTTGACGAAATTCAGGAAGTTGATTCTTGGGAAAAAGCAATAAATTCATTATTGGTGGACTTGAACTGCGACATTTATATTACAGGCTCTAATGCTAATTTATTATCTTCTGAACTTGCCACTTATATCGCTGGAAGATATGTTGAAATAAAAGTTTTCCCTTTATCCTTTAAAGAATTTATAAAATTTTCTAAAATTCAAAATCCACAGAAAATTTACACTACAGAGGAGTATTTTAAACAATATCTGAAGTTTGGAGGACTGCCTGCCATTCATAATTTTAGTCAAGATAAAACTTCGATTTATCAATATTTGACTGATATTTATAATTCTGTTTTATTAAAAGATGTTATTTCAAAAAATAATATAAGAGATATTGAATTACTGGAAAGAGTTATTTTATTTATTTTTGATAATATCGGAAATACTTTTTCGGCAAAAAAAATTTCAGATTTTTTAAAAAATCAAGGCAGAAAGTTAAGCACTGAAACCGTCTACAATTATCTAAAAGCACTTGAAAATGCCTATATTATTTCAAAAGTTCAAAGATACGACATAAAAGGAAAATCTATTTTAGAAACGCAAGAAAAATTTTATCTTCTTGATTTAGGATTAAAACATTCTCAATTAGGATATAGAGCAAATGATATTGCCGGCCATCTTGAAAACATTATTTATTTAGAATTATTAAGAAGAAAGTACAATGTAAATATCGGAAAACTAAAAACAAAAGAAATTGATTTTATAGGACAAAAAGAAAATGAAAAATTATACATTCAAGTTACTTATCTTCTGGCTTCTGACGACACTGTTGAACGAGAATTTGCGCCATTAAAGGACATTAAAGATAATTATCCTAAATACGTTCTTTCTATGGATAATTTAACTAAATTCAACATAAATGGAATTGAAAGAAAAAAAATTATAGACTTTTTATTGGAACAATAA
- the hisB gene encoding imidazoleglycerol-phosphate dehydratase HisB, translating into MRKSKIERNTFETKIKVELNIDGTGKYENNTGVGFLDHMLDLFAKHGRFDLKVYCDGDTQVDDHHSTEDIGIALGKCFYEALGDLKGVRRYGNFLLPMDEALTLVAVDLSGRYFLNFDVNIPTEKVGTFDTELVEEFFIGFTRHLNATLHIKNMAGTNSHHIIESIFKGVARALAEAVSIDEKYKDEIPSTKGVLV; encoded by the coding sequence ATGAGAAAATCTAAAATTGAAAGAAATACATTTGAAACAAAAATAAAAGTTGAATTAAATATTGATGGAACTGGGAAATATGAAAATAATACAGGGGTTGGATTTTTGGACCATATGCTTGACTTGTTTGCGAAGCATGGGAGATTTGATTTGAAGGTTTATTGTGATGGGGATACGCAGGTGGATGATCATCATAGTACCGAGGATATTGGGATTGCATTGGGAAAATGTTTTTATGAAGCTTTGGGAGATTTGAAGGGGGTAAGAAGATATGGTAACTTTCTTTTGCCGATGGATGAGGCCCTGACGTTAGTTGCTGTTGATTTAAGCGGGAGATATTTTTTGAATTTTGATGTGAATATTCCGACCGAGAAAGTTGGGACTTTTGATACAGAATTAGTGGAAGAGTTTTTCATTGGCTTTACACGGCATTTGAATGCGACGTTGCATATAAAGAATATGGCTGGGACAAATTCGCATCATATAATTGAGTCGATTTTTAAAGGAGTTGCTAGAGCTTTGGCAGAGGCTGTAAGTATTGATGAAAAGTATAAGGATGAGATTCCTTCGACTAAAGGGGTTTTGGTTTAA
- the hisC gene encoding histidinol-phosphate transaminase: protein MSKFWNDKIKEIEPYTPGEQPKDKKYIKLNTNENPYPPSAKVIEKIKSMNLEDLKLYPDPDVMELAKVIAEYFSNKINDKVTHKQVFIGNGSDEVLAFIFMTFFNAGDKVYYPDITYSFYPVYADLFNVKEVKIPLNDSFEIEIQKYFGLNGHIIITNPNAPTSIALKLNEIEEIIKKNPNQLAVIDEAYVDFGAESAVKLINKYDNVLVVQTFSKSRSMAGIRLGYALGSENIIEGLNRLKFSFNSYTIDRISIEAGIESFKDDEYFEKTNAKIIQTREKTVEKLKKLGFKVLNSSANFIFISHNKVFAGDLYKQLKENGVLVRYFAKDRIDNYLRVTIGTDEEMEIFIEKLEDLLEK, encoded by the coding sequence ATGAGTAAATTTTGGAATGATAAAATAAAGGAAATAGAGCCTTACACACCAGGAGAACAGCCTAAAGACAAAAAATATATTAAACTTAATACAAATGAAAATCCTTATCCGCCATCAGCGAAAGTTATAGAAAAAATAAAATCTATGAATTTGGAAGATTTGAAATTGTATCCAGATCCAGATGTAATGGAGCTTGCAAAAGTTATTGCTGAATATTTTTCTAATAAAATAAACGATAAAGTTACACATAAACAGGTGTTTATTGGAAATGGATCGGATGAAGTTCTGGCATTTATTTTTATGACATTTTTCAATGCGGGAGATAAAGTGTATTATCCCGATATTACATACAGTTTTTATCCAGTTTATGCCGATTTATTTAATGTGAAGGAAGTCAAAATTCCTTTAAATGATAGTTTTGAAATTGAAATTCAAAAATATTTTGGCTTGAATGGGCATATAATTATCACAAATCCGAATGCACCAACTTCTATTGCTTTAAAATTGAATGAAATTGAAGAAATAATAAAAAAAAATCCAAATCAATTGGCTGTTATTGATGAAGCGTATGTTGACTTTGGGGCAGAAAGTGCTGTAAAATTAATAAATAAGTACGATAATGTTCTTGTAGTTCAAACATTTTCAAAATCACGTTCTATGGCGGGAATACGGCTTGGATATGCACTTGGCTCTGAAAATATAATTGAAGGGTTGAATAGATTGAAATTTTCTTTTAACTCATACACGATTGACAGAATTTCAATTGAAGCTGGAATTGAGTCGTTTAAAGACGATGAATATTTTGAAAAAACTAATGCTAAAATTATTCAGACTAGAGAAAAAACGGTTGAAAAATTGAAAAAATTAGGATTTAAAGTATTAAATTCAAGTGCTAATTTTATTTTTATTTCTCATAACAAAGTTTTCGCAGGCGATTTGTATAAACAGCTAAAAGAAAATGGAGTTTTAGTAAGATATTTTGCAAAAGATAGAATTGATAATTATTTGAGGGTTACAATTGGAACGGATGAGGAAATGGAGATTTTTATTGAGAAATTGGAAGATTTGTTGGAAAAATAA
- a CDS encoding ATP-binding protein → MVKRTEYLEKLKKIKDMQIIKVITGVRRCGKSTLLSQFRNFLIESGVLEEQIISINFEDLKFEDLKDYKLLYQYINERLVPNKKNYIFIDEIQEVENFQRAVDSLFIKDNTDIYITGSNAMMLSGELATLLSGRYIEISILPLSFSEYLKLDEIQDVRQAWNKYFENGGFPYATQINDDDIRKDYLMGIYNTVLLKDIVARNKVQDITLLESVVKFLFENIGNIVSPKKIADTLVSYGRKTTSSTVENYIEALKSSFILYKAGRYDIKGKQHLKSLEKYYIVDIGLRKLLINKKHSDIGHILENIVYLELIRRGYTVHIGKIGDLEIDFIAERNNERKYYQVSATILDENTFKREITPLKKVKDNFHKFIISMDEIDLSEDGIRHINILDFLQNTV, encoded by the coding sequence ATGGTTAAAAGAACTGAATACTTGGAAAAATTGAAAAAAATAAAAGATATGCAAATAATAAAAGTTATTACAGGCGTTAGGCGGTGCGGAAAATCTACATTGCTATCTCAATTTAGAAATTTTTTAATAGAATCTGGTGTATTGGAAGAACAGATAATTTCCATAAATTTTGAGGATTTAAAGTTTGAAGATTTAAAAGATTATAAATTATTGTATCAATATATAAACGAAAGGCTTGTTCCTAATAAAAAAAATTATATATTTATTGATGAAATTCAGGAAGTTGAGAATTTTCAAAGGGCAGTGGATTCATTGTTTATAAAGGATAATACGGATATTTATATAACAGGTTCCAATGCGATGATGCTATCTGGCGAATTAGCAACACTGCTTTCAGGCAGATACATTGAAATATCCATATTGCCTCTATCTTTTTCTGAATATCTTAAATTGGATGAAATACAGGATGTGAGACAGGCTTGGAATAAATATTTTGAAAATGGGGGATTTCCTTATGCGACACAAATAAATGATGATGATATAAGAAAAGACTATTTAATGGGAATATACAACACAGTTTTGCTAAAAGATATAGTTGCAAGAAATAAAGTACAGGACATTACTTTACTTGAATCTGTAGTAAAATTTCTATTTGAAAACATTGGAAATATTGTTTCACCCAAAAAAATAGCTGATACACTTGTTTCTTATGGCAGAAAAACGACATCTTCTACCGTTGAAAATTATATAGAAGCCTTGAAATCGTCGTTTATATTGTACAAAGCTGGACGTTATGATATAAAAGGAAAGCAGCATTTAAAGTCGCTGGAGAAATATTACATAGTTGACATAGGACTAAGAAAATTGCTTATAAATAAAAAACATAGTGATATTGGACATATTTTGGAAAATATAGTTTATTTGGAATTGATTAGGCGTGGTTATACTGTGCATATAGGTAAAATTGGGGATTTGGAAATAGATTTTATAGCAGAACGAAATAATGAAAGAAAATACTATCAAGTGTCAGCAACGATACTTGATGAAAATACATTCAAGAGAGAGATAACACCATTAAAGAAAGTCAAGGATAATTTTCATAAGTTTATAATTTCGATGGATGAAATAGATTTGAGCGAAGATGGAATTAGGCATATAAATATTTTAGATTTTTTGCAAAATACAGTATAA
- the hisD gene encoding histidinol dehydrogenase, which translates to MIKTIKYSKNVDLEKELARSQFSYDDVNETVESILKDVKARGDKALIEYTEKFDGVKLENLEVTQEEIQKAFDTIDKELMEVIQYSHDNIKKFHEKQVRNDFLIRQENGVILGQVINPIEKVGLYVPGGTAAYPSTLLMNAVPAKIAGCNEIIMVTPPTSDGTILSSILVAAKISGVDRIFKVGGAQSIAALSYGTETIPKVYKIGGPGNIYVAMAKKMVYGEVSIDMIAGPSEVLIIADESADPVHTAADLLSQAEHDKLAACILVTTSEKLANEVTKELEKQLKELPREEIARTSIETQGRIVIVDNMDDAVFVSNYVAPEHLELAVENPFELLPRIKNAGSIFMGHNTPEPIGDYLAGPNHTLPTSGTAKFSSPLSVDDFVKKSSFIYYSKQGLEEVKDKVIKFAENEGLTAHARSVSKRFDK; encoded by the coding sequence ATGATTAAGACAATAAAGTATTCAAAAAATGTTGATTTGGAAAAAGAGCTTGCTAGAAGCCAGTTTTCGTACGATGATGTAAATGAAACTGTGGAAAGCATTCTGAAAGATGTTAAAGCTAGAGGAGATAAGGCTTTGATAGAGTATACTGAAAAATTTGATGGTGTAAAACTGGAAAATCTGGAAGTTACACAGGAGGAAATTCAAAAAGCCTTTGACACAATTGACAAGGAATTAATGGAAGTTATTCAGTATTCACACGACAACATCAAGAAATTTCACGAAAAACAAGTTAGGAATGATTTTTTAATAAGACAGGAAAATGGCGTAATTTTGGGGCAAGTAATTAATCCGATTGAAAAAGTTGGACTTTATGTGCCTGGCGGAACAGCGGCTTACCCTTCGACTCTGCTTATGAATGCAGTTCCAGCTAAAATTGCTGGATGTAATGAAATTATAATGGTAACACCTCCAACTTCAGATGGAACAATTTTATCCTCTATTCTTGTTGCGGCAAAAATTTCTGGAGTTGACAGAATCTTTAAAGTGGGTGGAGCTCAGTCAATAGCTGCCCTTAGTTATGGTACGGAAACTATTCCAAAAGTATATAAAATTGGCGGGCCAGGAAATATTTACGTTGCAATGGCTAAAAAAATGGTTTATGGGGAAGTTTCGATTGACATGATAGCAGGACCGAGTGAAGTGCTTATAATTGCTGATGAAAGTGCAGACCCAGTTCATACAGCGGCAGATTTATTGTCACAGGCGGAACACGACAAACTGGCAGCCTGCATATTAGTTACGACTTCTGAAAAGTTGGCAAATGAAGTTACTAAGGAATTGGAAAAGCAGTTAAAGGAATTGCCAAGAGAGGAAATTGCAAGGACATCGATTGAAACTCAAGGAAGAATAGTTATTGTAGACAATATGGATGATGCTGTTTTTGTAAGCAATTATGTTGCACCGGAACATTTGGAACTGGCAGTAGAAAATCCATTTGAATTATTGCCAAGAATAAAAAACGCAGGATCAATATTTATGGGACACAACACGCCTGAACCAATTGGAGATTATCTAGCAGGCCCAAATCACACATTGCCGACAAGCGGTACTGCCAAATTCTCTTCTCCACTCTCAGTAGACGATTTCGTTAAAAAATCTTCGTTTATTTACTATTCAAAACAAGGACTTGAAGAAGTTAAGGATAAAGTAATTAAATTTGCTGAAAATGAAGGGCTTACAGCACATGCTCGTTCAGTTTCAAAAAGATTTGATAAATAA
- the hisG gene encoding ATP phosphoribosyltransferase has product MINIALPKGRLGNKVYNLFEKIGYESAEMKEDNRKLIFENEEKNIRFLLVKPSDVGVYVEKGSADIGVVGRDILLEEDPDVYELMDLGFGKCRFSLAGPMDFKENFDRPLVVATKYLNVAKKYFDSINRDVELIKLNGSIEIAPILGLSDVIMDIVETGTTLKENNLKILTNIEDISARFVANKSSYRFKNKKIEEIVNKIKEIL; this is encoded by the coding sequence ATGATAAATATAGCTCTTCCTAAAGGGAGATTAGGAAATAAAGTGTATAATTTATTTGAGAAAATAGGCTATGAAAGTGCGGAAATGAAGGAAGATAATAGGAAACTGATTTTTGAGAATGAGGAAAAAAATATTAGATTTCTTTTAGTGAAGCCGTCGGATGTAGGGGTTTATGTCGAAAAGGGAAGTGCGGATATTGGAGTTGTAGGAAGGGATATACTGCTTGAAGAAGATCCTGATGTATATGAATTAATGGACTTGGGATTTGGGAAATGCAGGTTTTCGCTTGCAGGACCGATGGATTTTAAGGAAAATTTCGATAGACCTCTTGTGGTTGCAACAAAGTATCTTAATGTGGCGAAAAAATATTTTGACTCAATTAATAGGGATGTAGAGCTTATAAAATTAAATGGTTCTATCGAAATAGCCCCAATTCTGGGACTTTCTGATGTGATAATGGATATAGTTGAAACTGGGACAACTTTGAAGGAAAATAATTTGAAGATTCTTACAAACATCGAAGATATAAGTGCCAGATTTGTTGCCAATAAGTCAAGTTACAGATTTAAGAATAAAAAAATTGAGGAAATTGTTAATAAGATAAAAGAAATTTTGTAA
- a CDS encoding ATP phosphoribosyltransferase regulatory subunit, which yields MKNYIKNMSKKDLVLLNIRKMYDSYGYKKISLPSFEEYDLYNENKDFIDRNVLTVMSPNGKLLALRPDITLSVAKKVSKDQSLKYSKIYYQENTYNLTKYVGYEEDEQLGIELIGKESTFLDFEIINLAVKSLDIINKKSMIVLSHAGFISSIFENFDLEYEIKEQILDCINRKNSHDIQKILKRNEHISENVKKLIYKIPELSGNLENIEKELLKYKINGNTKKILSELKQLNSLLMKFYKKSKIIFDFSVVKNLNYYNGIILQGYIEGFPNVILTGGRYDKLFEKFGVDTGAVGFAILTDGLKGYYKDTDKKDFEILIAYDNSDFEKLVEIVNDFQKKGLRVRTENIENLGKSDFEIFNFDEKYIFQNGELKKEE from the coding sequence ATGAAAAATTATATAAAAAATATGAGTAAAAAAGATTTAGTGTTACTAAATATACGAAAAATGTATGATTCTTATGGATATAAAAAGATTTCTCTTCCGAGTTTCGAGGAATATGATTTGTATAATGAAAATAAGGATTTTATTGATAGAAATGTATTGACTGTTATGAGTCCGAATGGAAAATTGTTGGCATTGAGGCCCGATATTACGTTGTCGGTTGCTAAAAAGGTGTCTAAAGATCAGTCTTTGAAATACAGTAAAATTTATTATCAGGAAAATACTTACAATCTGACAAAATATGTTGGTTACGAAGAGGATGAACAGCTGGGGATTGAATTAATTGGGAAAGAATCGACGTTTTTGGATTTTGAGATTATTAATCTTGCAGTAAAAAGTCTGGATATTATAAATAAAAAAAGTATGATTGTTTTGTCGCATGCAGGATTTATTTCTTCAATTTTTGAAAATTTCGATTTGGAATATGAAATAAAAGAACAAATATTGGATTGCATTAATAGAAAAAACAGCCACGATATACAAAAAATACTAAAAAGAAATGAACATATTTCAGAAAATGTGAAAAAATTAATTTATAAAATTCCTGAATTATCGGGGAATTTGGAAAATATTGAAAAGGAACTTTTAAAATATAAAATAAATGGCAATACGAAAAAAATATTATCTGAACTTAAACAGTTAAACAGTTTATTGATGAAATTTTACAAGAAATCAAAAATTATATTTGACTTTTCTGTTGTAAAAAATCTAAATTATTACAACGGAATTATTTTGCAAGGGTATATTGAAGGCTTTCCAAATGTAATTTTAACTGGTGGGAGATACGACAAATTGTTTGAAAAATTTGGGGTTGATACTGGAGCGGTTGGATTTGCGATTTTGACTGATGGATTGAAAGGGTATTATAAGGATACGGATAAAAAGGATTTTGAGATTTTGATTGCGTATGATAACAGTGATTTTGAAAAATTGGTCGAAATTGTGAATGATTTTCAGAAAAAGGGGCTTAGAGTAAGGACGGAAAATATTGAGAATTTAGGTAAAAGTGATTTTGAAATTTTTAATTTTGATGAGAAATATATTTTTCAAAACGGGGAATTGAAAAAGGAGGAATAG
- a CDS encoding NUDIX domain-containing protein produces the protein MKIENINFLKKHLQNLAEYEPELKTKIERISEILSQTKIKDLTNRKSKVHLSASAVVFKNAKCYFIKHPYLKTILLPAGHVENGEMPLDTAIREFVEETGFFAKVDENMQNFGLIDVNVIDIPENPVKSEGEHIHIDFRYKLVLDEEKNIEKAELEWFLLGENESDEEFKGYYKYLEK, from the coding sequence TTGAAAATAGAAAATATAAATTTCTTAAAAAAACATTTACAAAATTTAGCAGAATACGAGCCTGAATTGAAAACAAAAATTGAAAGAATTTCAGAAATATTATCACAAACGAAAATAAAGGATTTAACGAACAGAAAGTCTAAAGTTCATTTATCAGCGAGTGCTGTAGTTTTTAAGAATGCGAAATGTTATTTTATAAAACATCCGTATTTAAAAACTATTTTACTGCCAGCAGGACATGTAGAAAATGGTGAGATGCCTTTAGATACTGCTATCCGTGAATTTGTAGAAGAGACTGGTTTTTTTGCAAAAGTTGATGAAAATATGCAAAATTTTGGATTGATTGATGTTAATGTGATTGATATTCCTGAAAATCCTGTGAAAAGTGAAGGGGAGCATATTCATATTGATTTTCGGTATAAACTTGTCTTGGATGAAGAAAAAAATATTGAAAAGGCTGAGTTGGAGTGGTTTTTGCTAGGAGAAAATGAGTCTGATGAGGAATTTAAGGGGTATTATAAGTATTTAGAAAAATAA